A single genomic interval of Shewanella psychropiezotolerans harbors:
- a CDS encoding hemerythrin domain-containing protein → METTMLARLNHDHKHITILLNILKVKHNRLAQGEAVNFNLIRDVVEYMQSYAEHSHHPLEDIIYSYYLKKTAQTGTKKLAEQHQGLVDASASLMASLNLILSDVVVSREQLVLDLKAYVILQEDHMLFEERDIFPRWAEVIDQTDWQEIQALCSLKLIDDPLFSDNDNALFEELREYITRDE, encoded by the coding sequence ATGGAGACAACTATGCTTGCAAGGCTTAATCATGATCATAAGCATATCACGATATTACTCAATATTCTGAAGGTGAAGCACAACAGGTTAGCTCAGGGGGAAGCGGTTAACTTTAATCTTATCAGGGATGTTGTTGAGTATATGCAGAGTTATGCCGAGCATAGCCATCACCCCTTAGAAGATATCATCTATAGCTACTATTTAAAGAAAACAGCTCAGACGGGGACTAAAAAGCTTGCTGAACAACATCAAGGATTAGTTGATGCCTCGGCATCTCTAATGGCATCATTAAATCTCATCTTGAGTGATGTTGTGGTGTCTAGAGAGCAGCTTGTACTGGATCTTAAGGCATACGTTATCTTGCAAGAAGATCATATGCTGTTTGAAGAAAGAGATATTTTTCCTCGATGGGCGGAGGTGATAGATCAAACTGATTGGCAGGAGATACAAGCCCTATGCTCACTGAAACTCATCGATGACCCGCTATTTAGTGATAATGATAATGCGTTATTCGAGGAGTTAAGAGAATACATCACTAGAGATGAGTAG
- a CDS encoding alanine/glycine:cation symporter family protein, producing the protein MFESLISAIESVVNAINGMLWGSVLIYVLVAAGVFFTLRLSFIQFRLFGHGAKLVIQGREKVDGISSFQVFCTSMAARVGTGNMAGVAVAITVGGAGAIFWMWLIALLGMATAFIESTLAQVYKVKDSEGQFRGGPAYYMEQGLGKRWMGTLFSILLIIAFGFAFNAAQANTMTDALNNAFGFDKTIVGIVIVLASGYIICGGLKKVARASELIVPVMAVAYLAIAMVVLVLNIEQVPAALSLIVKSAFGWEEAAGGAMGAMMAGIARGLFSNEAGMGSAANIAASATPNPNHPASQGFVQMIGVFVDTIVICTASAAIILLSGVLDNPGEQKGIGLLQLALTNELGGWSAYFISFAILLFCFTSIIANYSYAESNIMFLTKSKKVLYIFRGLVLAMVMAGSVASLQLVWNFADVSMGLMALVNIAAITMLSKVAFAVIKDYEKQMKKGLSPTFDPKQFPEIEGIEEGEWSTAKMAEKA; encoded by the coding sequence ATGTTTGAATCATTAATTAGCGCTATTGAATCTGTAGTGAATGCCATTAATGGCATGTTATGGGGTAGCGTGCTTATATATGTACTGGTCGCAGCGGGTGTCTTTTTTACACTTCGTCTGAGTTTTATTCAGTTCCGTTTATTTGGTCATGGTGCCAAGCTGGTCATTCAAGGCCGTGAAAAGGTCGATGGGATTTCGTCATTCCAGGTCTTCTGTACGTCGATGGCTGCTCGTGTCGGTACAGGAAATATGGCCGGTGTTGCCGTCGCTATTACTGTAGGTGGTGCGGGTGCTATTTTTTGGATGTGGTTAATCGCATTATTAGGTATGGCGACGGCATTCATTGAGTCAACCTTAGCTCAAGTCTATAAAGTTAAAGACAGCGAAGGCCAGTTTCGTGGGGGCCCAGCCTATTACATGGAACAAGGCTTAGGTAAGCGTTGGATGGGAACCCTGTTCTCCATTTTACTTATCATAGCGTTTGGCTTCGCTTTCAATGCGGCTCAAGCCAATACCATGACTGATGCCCTCAATAATGCCTTCGGTTTCGATAAGACGATTGTTGGAATCGTGATAGTACTCGCTTCAGGCTATATCATCTGTGGCGGATTGAAGAAGGTCGCTCGTGCTTCCGAGCTGATAGTGCCTGTGATGGCTGTGGCTTATTTAGCGATAGCTATGGTTGTTCTGGTATTGAATATTGAACAAGTGCCTGCAGCACTGAGCTTAATCGTTAAGAGCGCATTTGGTTGGGAAGAGGCTGCTGGTGGCGCAATGGGCGCTATGATGGCGGGTATTGCTCGTGGTCTGTTCTCTAATGAAGCGGGCATGGGTAGTGCGGCTAATATTGCGGCTTCAGCTACACCGAACCCTAATCATCCGGCATCTCAAGGCTTTGTGCAGATGATAGGCGTGTTTGTCGATACGATAGTTATCTGTACTGCATCGGCCGCGATTATCTTGCTATCTGGCGTGTTAGATAACCCTGGGGAGCAGAAAGGGATTGGGCTACTACAATTGGCTCTGACGAATGAGTTAGGTGGCTGGTCAGCGTATTTCATCTCTTTTGCCATTTTGCTGTTCTGTTTCACATCAATCATTGCGAACTACAGTTATGCAGAAAGCAACATCATGTTCTTAACTAAGAGCAAGAAGGTGCTTTACATCTTCCGTGGCCTGGTTTTGGCTATGGTTATGGCAGGCTCTGTAGCATCACTACAGCTAGTATGGAACTTTGCCGATGTCTCTATGGGATTGATGGCACTAGTGAATATCGCGGCAATTACCATGTTATCTAAGGTGGCATTCGCAGTGATTAAAGATTATGAAAAACAGATGAAAAAAGGGCTTAGCCCAACGTTCGATCCTAAACAATTCCCTGAGATTGAGGGTATTGAGGAAGGTGAGTGGTCAACGGCGAAAATGGCTGAAAAGGCATAA
- a CDS encoding response regulator transcription factor, which yields MEEILVWVVDDDEDYCELIQEVLNDHYQVAVFHEASTYRESLIDITPDLVLMDINLPDVSGIELCQQLTESGKDSAVIFVSGMNTLEERLRAYDVSAVDFIAKPFEIKELLAKVQAVASYQSKRRSLVQAESMSRNMAFQSMTESSQYGAVLQFFRQCFLCQDYQSLADAFFDLMQQLNLNTCLEIRDDEVHYFAPQHAEISPIEANILELLDKHGRLYDFGNRTICNDKHVSFLIKNMPVDDEVLYGRLRDIIAVIVEGLEARVMDIGRQQTLQHVFVEIQSLLGKINGAILEHDEKFSAALTGMTTEIRSSFHVLDMTEEQEHYFATLLERNLKEANSAGDAFYRLQGSLKTVKNYVESSVAP from the coding sequence ATGGAAGAGATATTAGTATGGGTCGTGGATGATGATGAAGATTATTGTGAGCTGATTCAGGAAGTACTTAATGATCATTATCAGGTTGCAGTATTCCATGAGGCGAGTACATATCGCGAATCTTTAATTGATATCACACCAGATCTAGTGTTGATGGATATTAATCTTCCCGATGTGAGTGGTATCGAACTTTGTCAGCAACTCACAGAGTCAGGCAAAGACAGTGCGGTGATCTTTGTCTCTGGGATGAATACCTTAGAGGAGAGGCTGAGAGCCTACGACGTTAGCGCTGTGGACTTTATTGCCAAGCCTTTTGAGATAAAAGAATTACTGGCTAAAGTGCAGGCTGTAGCTTCCTATCAGTCAAAGAGGCGTTCACTTGTTCAGGCTGAATCTATGTCGAGGAATATGGCGTTTCAGTCTATGACTGAGTCGTCTCAATATGGCGCTGTTTTACAGTTTTTTAGGCAATGTTTCTTATGCCAGGATTATCAGAGTCTGGCCGATGCCTTCTTTGACTTGATGCAACAACTCAATCTAAATACTTGTCTGGAAATAAGAGATGATGAGGTGCATTACTTTGCCCCTCAGCATGCCGAAATCAGTCCGATTGAGGCAAATATACTAGAGTTACTCGATAAGCATGGTCGTTTATATGATTTTGGAAATCGCACTATCTGTAATGATAAACATGTCTCCTTCTTGATAAAGAATATGCCGGTGGATGATGAAGTTCTCTATGGACGGCTCAGGGACATCATTGCGGTTATTGTCGAGGGCTTAGAGGCGAGAGTGATGGATATAGGTCGCCAACAGACATTGCAGCATGTATTTGTGGAGATCCAAAGCTTGCTAGGCAAGATCAATGGCGCAATCTTAGAACATGATGAGAAGTTCAGTGCAGCATTAACAGGTATGACAACCGAGATCCGCAGTAGCTTCCATGTACTTGATATGACAGAGGAGCAGGAGCATTACTTTGCCACCTTGCTGGAGCGAAATTTAAAGGAAGCCAATTCGGCTGGAGATGCCTTCTATCGTTTACAAGGCTCGTTAAAGACGGTGAAGAATTATGTTGAATCCAGTGTTGCCCCATAG
- the pgi gene encoding glucose-6-phosphate isomerase, with protein sequence MTELTQSQTWYELKAHTKTLPHMRVLFEEDRLRFDTMSTSACGLFLDYSKNRANSETLSLLFKLADETKLVSKIKAMFDGDLINTTEKRAVLHTALRAKPEQKIILDGINIVEEVQQTQAQMATFVTAITSGSWKGYTGKSITDIVSIGIGGSFLGPKIVSQALRPYWNKALNCHFVGNVDGTSITEKLKILDAETTLFIMSSKSFSTQETLTNTLSAKDWFMSNGASQEDIAQHFVAVTSNVAKATEFGIDADNIFPMWDWVGGRYSLWSAIGLPIALMIGMDNFRELLDGAHEMDKHFANAPLSENMPVIMGLFSLLYGNFHDAQSHVVLTYDHYLRGLPAYFQQLDMESNGKSVTLDGTRADFSTGPVIWGGEGTNGQHAYHQLLHQGTALIPADFIMPLKSHNPLGEHHIQLASNCFGQTQALMQGRSYEEALAELEASALSNDEKSTIAKHKEMQGNKPSNTLLMDKLTPGTLGSLIALYEHRTFVQGAIWNINSFDQWGVELGKTLGNDVLARLGAEKDASELDSSSNGLINMFRQQSL encoded by the coding sequence ATGACAGAGCTAACCCAGAGTCAGACTTGGTATGAGCTAAAGGCTCATACCAAGACCTTGCCTCATATGAGAGTGCTTTTTGAAGAAGATAGACTCAGATTCGACACTATGTCGACATCAGCTTGTGGCCTGTTTTTGGATTACTCCAAAAACAGGGCGAATAGTGAGACCTTATCTCTACTATTCAAGCTTGCAGACGAGACTAAGCTAGTGTCAAAAATCAAGGCTATGTTTGACGGTGATTTGATCAACACCACCGAAAAACGTGCAGTGCTACATACCGCACTGCGCGCTAAGCCTGAACAAAAGATAATTCTAGACGGTATAAATATCGTCGAAGAAGTTCAGCAGACTCAAGCTCAAATGGCGACATTTGTCACTGCAATCACTTCCGGAAGCTGGAAAGGTTACACTGGCAAGTCGATCACAGATATCGTCAGTATCGGTATCGGCGGTTCCTTCTTAGGTCCTAAGATAGTGTCTCAAGCGCTCAGACCTTACTGGAATAAAGCGCTCAATTGCCACTTCGTGGGTAATGTGGATGGCACATCCATCACCGAGAAACTTAAAATTCTCGATGCTGAAACCACATTGTTTATCATGTCATCTAAGTCTTTCAGTACTCAAGAAACCTTAACTAACACCTTAAGTGCTAAAGATTGGTTTATGAGCAATGGGGCGAGTCAAGAGGATATCGCTCAACATTTTGTTGCCGTCACCTCCAATGTAGCAAAGGCGACAGAGTTCGGTATCGATGCCGATAATATCTTCCCTATGTGGGATTGGGTTGGTGGTCGTTATTCACTCTGGTCAGCCATAGGTTTGCCCATAGCATTGATGATAGGCATGGATAACTTCCGTGAACTGCTTGACGGTGCTCATGAGATGGATAAGCATTTTGCCAACGCGCCGCTATCGGAAAATATGCCTGTGATTATGGGACTATTTTCACTACTGTACGGCAACTTCCATGATGCTCAGTCCCATGTGGTATTGACCTATGATCATTATCTGAGAGGACTTCCCGCATATTTCCAGCAGCTGGACATGGAGAGTAACGGTAAGTCAGTCACCTTAGATGGCACTCGTGCCGATTTCAGCACAGGGCCAGTTATCTGGGGCGGTGAGGGCACTAACGGTCAACACGCCTATCACCAGTTATTGCATCAAGGTACTGCGCTCATTCCTGCCGACTTTATTATGCCTCTCAAGAGTCATAATCCGTTAGGAGAGCACCACATCCAACTCGCATCAAACTGTTTTGGTCAAACCCAAGCACTGATGCAAGGGCGTTCTTATGAAGAAGCCTTAGCAGAACTTGAAGCCAGTGCGCTTTCGAATGATGAAAAGAGTACCATAGCCAAGCATAAAGAGATGCAAGGTAACAAGCCAAGCAATACCCTATTAATGGACAAGCTGACGCCTGGAACTCTAGGCTCCCTAATCGCACTCTATGAACACAGAACCTTCGTTCAGGGCGCAATTTGGAACATCAACTCATTCGATCAATGGGGTGTCGAGCTAGGTAAAACATTAGGCAATGATGTTTTAGCCAGACTCGGAGCAGAGAAAGATGCAAGTGAACTGGACAGTTCAAGTAATGGCCTTATCAATATGTTCAGGCAACAATCTCTCTAG
- a CDS encoding OmpA family protein, which translates to MMNNTLKAILLTSMLPFAANAAQELTPWYVGGGLGVNNYEPNCDMKTMKSCGKDDPYAWDVFGGYLFNDYFGVELGYRDLGRAEWVDYANKMNDVGAKGLTLGVVGFWPIADRWSLSAEAGAMNYILSNNKEYGSEYYSDSGIAPYIGAGIGYNITENLKLQAKYRRYENLDEDKWNTLAMESNYWGLELSYRFGTPAPAVVAPLVLAPIDSDNDGVTDDMDQCPDTPVNHKVDAKGCTVYIETTEQRDVGSIQFANNSSVVKTESFERIEKLATYMNKNPKSTVLISGHASDVGRADYNMTISDKRANAVAKILVEKYGISQDRVEAKGFGITQPVIQGNSVEANKANRRIEAHVTGVKREALIK; encoded by the coding sequence ATGATGAACAATACATTGAAAGCTATTCTGCTGACTTCAATGCTCCCTTTCGCTGCTAACGCGGCACAAGAACTCACTCCTTGGTATGTCGGTGGCGGTCTTGGCGTAAACAATTACGAGCCAAACTGCGACATGAAGACCATGAAGAGCTGTGGCAAAGATGATCCTTACGCATGGGATGTGTTTGGTGGTTACCTTTTCAACGACTATTTCGGCGTTGAATTAGGCTACCGTGATCTTGGACGTGCCGAGTGGGTCGATTACGCCAACAAGATGAATGATGTTGGCGCTAAAGGATTAACCTTAGGTGTTGTCGGCTTCTGGCCAATCGCTGACCGCTGGAGCCTATCGGCTGAAGCCGGTGCGATGAATTACATACTGTCGAACAATAAAGAATATGGCAGTGAGTATTACAGTGACAGCGGTATTGCACCATACATTGGCGCAGGTATCGGATATAACATCACCGAAAACTTGAAACTTCAGGCTAAGTATCGTCGTTATGAGAACTTAGATGAAGACAAGTGGAACACACTGGCCATGGAAAGCAACTACTGGGGCCTTGAGCTTAGCTACCGTTTCGGTACTCCAGCACCCGCCGTTGTTGCTCCATTGGTTCTAGCTCCTATTGACTCAGATAATGATGGCGTCACCGATGATATGGATCAGTGTCCAGACACTCCAGTCAATCACAAGGTTGATGCGAAAGGCTGTACTGTTTACATTGAGACTACCGAGCAGCGTGATGTAGGTTCTATTCAGTTCGCGAATAACTCATCTGTGGTAAAGACTGAGTCTTTTGAGCGCATTGAAAAGCTGGCAACATACATGAACAAGAATCCTAAATCGACAGTGTTGATTTCGGGTCACGCTTCTGATGTAGGTAGAGCCGACTACAACATGACCATATCGGACAAGCGTGCGAACGCCGTTGCTAAGATTCTTGTCGAGAAGTATGGCATTAGCCAAGATCGCGTAGAAGCTAAAGGTTTCGGTATCACACAACCTGTTATCCAAGGTAATAGCGTCGAAGCAAACAAGGCTAACCGTCGTATCGAAGCTCACGTCACTGGCGTAAAAAGAGAAGCACTGATCAAGTAA
- the tal gene encoding transaldolase — protein MANTLEQLKSFTTIVADTGDIEAIKRYQPQDATTNPSLILKAAQIPDYGHLIDNAITWAKSQSDVIEQQIEDAGDKLAVNIGVEILKIVPGRISTEVDARLSFDQAGSIEKAHKLIKLYQEAGIDKSRILIKLASTWEGICAAKQLEQEGINCNLTLLFCFAQARACAEAGVYLISPFVGRILDWYKKDTGQDYSASEDPGVVSVTEIYNYYKSHGFNTVVMGASFRNTGEILELAGCDRLTIGPALLEDMANSQAQVVRKLVPVESSVAPGEPLTEAQFRWAFNEDPMAVQKLAEGIRNFAIDQGKLEVMLKEKLAS, from the coding sequence ATGGCTAATACACTCGAGCAATTGAAATCTTTTACCACCATAGTCGCCGATACTGGTGACATTGAGGCCATCAAGCGTTACCAACCACAAGACGCGACGACCAACCCGTCTCTCATTTTAAAAGCAGCCCAGATCCCAGATTATGGCCATCTAATCGACAACGCTATCACTTGGGCTAAATCACAAAGTGATGTCATTGAGCAACAGATCGAAGATGCAGGTGACAAGCTTGCGGTCAATATTGGCGTAGAGATCTTAAAGATCGTTCCTGGTCGTATCTCCACTGAAGTTGACGCAAGGCTCTCTTTCGACCAAGCCGGTTCGATCGAAAAAGCCCATAAGCTGATTAAACTGTATCAAGAAGCTGGCATAGATAAGTCACGTATTCTGATCAAGCTAGCTTCCACTTGGGAAGGCATATGCGCCGCTAAGCAGCTAGAGCAAGAAGGTATTAACTGTAACCTAACTCTACTATTTTGCTTTGCTCAGGCCCGTGCTTGTGCTGAAGCCGGTGTTTACCTTATCTCACCGTTTGTCGGCAGAATCTTAGACTGGTATAAGAAAGACACAGGTCAGGATTACAGTGCTAGTGAAGACCCAGGTGTAGTTTCGGTTACCGAAATCTACAACTATTACAAAAGCCATGGCTTCAACACTGTCGTCATGGGCGCCAGCTTCCGCAACACAGGCGAAATCCTTGAGCTTGCGGGCTGTGACCGTCTAACAATAGGTCCAGCACTGCTCGAAGATATGGCAAATTCACAGGCTCAAGTTGTGCGTAAACTTGTTCCTGTAGAGTCATCAGTTGCACCAGGTGAGCCACTCACAGAAGCACAATTCCGCTGGGCATTTAACGAAGATCCTATGGCAGTTCAGAAACTTGCCGAAGGCATCAGAAACTTCGCTATCGACCAAGGTAAGCTCGAAGTGATGCTGAAAGAGAAACTGGCCTCTTAA
- a CDS encoding phosphoketolase family protein yields MSQPQEISALKKFVRATNFLATSQIYLKKNVLHKRALAHTDIKPRLLGHWGTCPGINFVYANINRLIVKNNRSFVYLVGPGHGFPAVQANLFMEGSLSHYYPENIPYNEEGITDICQKFSAAYGYPSHANPEAPGQILEGGELGYSLSVAWGAVLDNPDLIAACLIGDGESETGPLAASWYANRLVDPATNGAVLPIVHINGYKISGPTRMGRMSHEELDLEFRGLGYHPIIVDDELEEDVYVQMVNAMDKSYEMITDIQKRARSGEDVVKPRWPVILMRTAKGWTGTAQYNGKKLEGNCESHQVIVNKCATDKGHLDALNTWLASYNFNELYSINDKGELIFDEEIQSLLPPKQLTCGQQHLSYGGEVVRALTNPDLSKLAYGPETPRGTRGHSMYKMGEWMRDAMKLNRDQRNLRIFSPDETYSNQLQAVFEETNRAWQWPIEEWDTDMARDGRVIELLSENLLFGMMHGYTVTGRHAMFPTYEAFSQVVSSMADQYCKYVYASQGVHFRKPVPACNVVLSSLLERQDHNGYSHQNPSFLGAMLEKHPKIISAYLPADGNTTLVYTERAYADRDKLNIIVAGKKDLPQWLSLDEAREQAKNGVMVWDFASDENPDVVLVGCGDYVTQEAMASLVLIREILPRVRIRFVSVTELTSSGLGSLDFQSKPWLMDEVFTSDKGVIFNYHGYPNTIKKLVFDYKGSDRFRIKGYEEEGSTTTPFDMGVRNGTSRYHLVIDMAYKLFQQGVIDETQHVTITTDMLQRLVEHRNYIKANGVDPISLDNWIWTR; encoded by the coding sequence ATGTCACAACCGCAAGAGATCAGCGCATTAAAGAAATTTGTAAGAGCCACAAACTTTCTAGCGACATCACAAATTTATCTAAAGAAGAACGTACTGCATAAGCGTGCACTTGCACACACAGACATCAAGCCTAGACTGTTAGGTCACTGGGGTACTTGCCCTGGTATCAACTTTGTCTACGCTAACATCAACCGTCTCATCGTTAAAAACAACCGCTCATTCGTCTACCTTGTAGGCCCAGGTCACGGCTTCCCAGCAGTTCAGGCTAACCTTTTCATGGAAGGTTCTCTAAGTCATTATTACCCTGAAAACATTCCATACAATGAAGAAGGTATCACAGATATCTGTCAGAAGTTCTCAGCAGCTTATGGCTACCCTTCACACGCAAACCCGGAAGCACCTGGACAAATCTTAGAGGGTGGTGAACTAGGTTACTCACTTTCAGTTGCTTGGGGTGCAGTATTAGATAATCCAGATCTTATTGCGGCATGTCTAATTGGTGATGGCGAATCAGAAACAGGGCCTCTTGCCGCTTCTTGGTATGCCAACCGTTTAGTAGACCCTGCCACTAACGGTGCGGTACTACCCATAGTTCATATCAACGGCTACAAGATCTCTGGTCCGACTCGTATGGGCCGTATGAGCCACGAAGAGTTAGATCTTGAATTCCGTGGCCTAGGTTACCACCCAATCATAGTTGACGATGAGCTCGAAGAAGACGTCTATGTGCAGATGGTAAATGCTATGGATAAGTCATATGAGATGATCACAGACATTCAGAAACGCGCGCGCAGCGGTGAAGATGTTGTTAAGCCACGCTGGCCTGTCATCTTGATGCGTACCGCTAAAGGTTGGACAGGTACTGCGCAGTACAACGGCAAGAAGCTTGAAGGTAACTGCGAATCTCATCAGGTAATCGTCAATAAGTGTGCTACCGATAAGGGTCACCTAGACGCACTAAACACTTGGTTAGCCAGTTATAATTTCAATGAACTTTATTCGATTAACGATAAAGGCGAGCTCATCTTCGATGAAGAAATCCAATCTCTACTTCCACCTAAGCAGTTAACTTGTGGTCAGCAACACTTAAGCTACGGTGGTGAGGTGGTTCGCGCACTGACTAACCCTGATCTATCTAAACTAGCCTACGGTCCAGAAACACCTCGTGGTACGCGTGGTCACTCAATGTACAAGATGGGTGAGTGGATGCGTGATGCGATGAAACTCAACCGAGATCAACGTAACCTGCGTATCTTTAGTCCTGATGAAACTTACTCGAACCAGCTTCAAGCCGTATTCGAAGAGACTAACAGAGCATGGCAGTGGCCCATTGAAGAGTGGGATACCGACATGGCCCGTGACGGTCGCGTCATCGAGCTATTATCCGAGAACTTGCTCTTCGGTATGATGCATGGTTACACAGTGACGGGTCGTCACGCCATGTTCCCTACTTATGAAGCATTCTCACAAGTTGTCTCCTCGATGGCTGACCAATACTGTAAGTATGTCTATGCCAGCCAGGGCGTTCACTTCCGTAAGCCAGTACCAGCCTGTAACGTGGTACTCTCTTCGCTTCTAGAACGCCAAGATCACAACGGTTACTCGCATCAGAACCCATCATTCTTAGGCGCCATGCTTGAGAAGCACCCAAAGATTATCTCAGCATATCTGCCTGCAGATGGTAATACCACTCTGGTTTACACAGAACGCGCCTACGCGGATCGTGATAAGTTAAACATCATAGTTGCCGGCAAGAAAGACTTGCCACAATGGTTATCACTCGATGAAGCACGTGAACAGGCTAAAAACGGAGTCATGGTTTGGGACTTCGCTTCCGATGAAAACCCAGATGTGGTTCTGGTTGGTTGTGGTGATTACGTTACCCAAGAAGCCATGGCCTCTTTGGTCTTAATCAGAGAGATCTTACCACGCGTTCGTATCCGTTTCGTCAGCGTTACTGAACTCACCAGCAGCGGTCTTGGTAGCTTAGACTTCCAGAGCAAGCCTTGGTTGATGGATGAAGTTTTCACCTCAGACAAGGGCGTTATCTTTAACTACCATGGCTACCCGAACACCATCAAGAAACTGGTATTCGATTATAAAGGCAGTGACAGATTCAGAATCAAGGGCTATGAAGAGGAAGGATCTACCACAACGCCATTCGATATGGGTGTCAGAAACGGAACCTCGCGTTACCATCTCGTTATCGACATGGCCTACAAGCTGTTCCAGCAAGGTGTTATCGATGAGACACAACATGTCACCATCACCACAGACATGCTTCAGCGTCTGGTGGAACACAGAAATTATATCAAGGCAAACGGTGTCGACCCCATCAGCCTGGACAACTGGATCTGGACTCGCTAG
- a CDS encoding DUF3545 family protein has translation MNRLDYGSALDTVIERPSRSRSSNKKRKWREIEALQEKHRLLKELQDIDSNFDGELDNLLM, from the coding sequence ATGAATCGACTCGATTATGGTAGTGCGCTAGATACAGTGATAGAAAGACCAAGCCGCTCGAGAAGCTCCAACAAGAAACGCAAATGGCGTGAAATTGAGGCACTGCAAGAGAAGCACCGTTTACTCAAAGAACTGCAAGACATAGATAGCAACTTCGATGGTGAGTTAGACAACCTCCTGATGTAA
- the yaaA gene encoding peroxide stress protein YaaA yields MLVLVSPAKTLDYDNPAGTAEYTLPKLVDFSAQLIEECRKLTPAEIASLMKVSDKISGLNAARFETWSPIFTTENAKQALYAFRGDVYTGLDADSLPAEGIARAQKHLRILSGLYGLLRPLDLMQAYRLEMGTRLANKQGTNLYQFWGNTITDEVNLALDEQGDDILVNLASNEYFKAVKPKLVKGSIITPVFKDRKNGQYKVISFFAKKARGMMVRYILDNKVSTLAELIKFDSAGYHYCEAESSAMAPVFLREEQL; encoded by the coding sequence ATGTTAGTTTTAGTTTCACCAGCAAAAACATTAGACTATGACAACCCCGCAGGGACGGCTGAATATACCTTGCCTAAGCTTGTCGACTTCAGCGCTCAGTTAATCGAAGAGTGCCGTAAATTGACGCCAGCAGAAATCGCTTCATTAATGAAGGTGAGCGATAAAATTTCTGGTTTGAATGCGGCTCGTTTCGAGACCTGGAGCCCGATCTTCACTACCGAAAATGCCAAACAAGCCTTGTATGCATTTCGCGGTGATGTCTATACTGGCTTAGATGCAGACTCTTTGCCCGCTGAAGGCATCGCACGTGCTCAGAAGCATCTTAGAATACTCTCAGGCTTATACGGTCTCTTGCGTCCTCTGGATCTCATGCAGGCATATCGTTTAGAGATGGGAACTCGCTTAGCGAATAAGCAAGGCACTAACCTGTATCAGTTCTGGGGCAATACCATTACCGATGAGGTTAATCTAGCCCTGGATGAGCAGGGAGACGACATCCTTGTCAACCTGGCCTCAAACGAATACTTCAAGGCGGTTAAGCCTAAGCTGGTGAAGGGCAGTATCATAACGCCAGTGTTTAAAGATCGTAAAAACGGTCAGTACAAGGTGATCAGTTTCTTCGCCAAGAAAGCCCGCGGCATGATGGTTCGCTATATCCTCGATAACAAGGTGAGTACCCTTGCTGAACTGATCAAGTTTGACAGCGCTGGATATCAT